CCCCCTCGCTCACATACCCGGAAGGGGTGCAGATTGGTATTCGATGATGTGCCCACAGTTAAGGCTTCCCCCNAAAAAGAACAAGATAGAGTTCACCAACACCAGATACTTTCCTCCTCTGCTCAAAGAGGTCCAGAGAGCGAAACAGATCCTGAGCAGGAATGTCCACCGGAGAAGGAGTCTGTGTGTATAAGACTGTGCAAGCAAGAAGGTGAGTCCTTCCGTGCTAGAGTAGCTGTCAGGAACCGTGCTGGTGGGTCTGAATGAAACCCAGTCACCTTCGGCTTTGTCTTTAATTGTCCTTTTGTCCCGTCACAGGCACTTGCTATCAGCAAGCAAAGCTCGTCCTGAATACAGCTGTCCCGGATCGGCTGCCTGCCAGAGAGCAGGAGATGGGTGTCATCAGGGATTTCCTGAAGGAACACATCTGCGGGAAAAAAGCTGGCAGTCTCTACCTTTCTGGCGCTCCGGGAACTGGAAAAACTGCCTGTTTAAGCCGGATTCTGCAAGACTTCAAGGTACACCATGCATCTGAGTTATGGATACTTTTGCTGAAAcaatatatctatgtgtgtgcctgtgtgggtaaGTACACACTAGTGTTTTACttgcgtgtatgtttgtgtgaggatgttggatccccctggaactagagttctaGATAGTTGTGCAGTTGTGCtctgcaatgtgggtgctgggaattgaacccaagtcctttggaagagcagccaccactgagccagccccaaCGATTGACTCTTACGGGTTCAGGAAGAATAGATGGTTGGGAGATTGACTACTTCCTAGAAGTAAGTAATTTTGTTATTTCAGGGTATAAATCTTTCCAAAGAAAGTAGAGCGTCACTCTTATATCCTGTTTGCTCTGAGATCGGATCAGGTTTGAGGAAATCGTGGTCTGAAGATGACATAACTcccatgtttgcttttttttttttccctagaaggAAGTAAAAGGCTTTAAATCTATCCTGCTGAACTGCATGTCCCTGAGGAGTGCCCAGGCTGTGTTCCCAGCTATTGCTCAGGAGATTGGTCGGGAGGAGCTATGCAGGCCAGCTGGGAAGGACTTGATNAGAAAACTGGAAAAGCACTTGACGGCGGAGAAGGGCCCCATGatgtgagtgtctgtctgtcagctGGGTGATGCTCGGTGAAAGTCTGTAAGGGGTTATCCAGGGAAAGAACTTTGCTCTGCAACATGGGTACATGTgcttgaagaaaagaaagataatacagtttctaatttatttattggtaGTGCTAGGGCTCAAAtccagggctctgtgtgtgttaGATAAGTGCTCTATGACTGAGACACACCCATAGCCCCTGAACTTTCTGATTATTGAGTTTAAATTttaactgttttgttgttgtattggggattttgttgtttgatttgggatgcctttttgtttttgttttgtttttggaaatggGGCTTTATTTGTGCATCCTCGGATGTCCTAGAACTagcagtgtagaccaggctggccttaaactcacagagatgggccAGACCGGGTTTAAAATGTAACTGTTTTTAAGCTAGTTCTTTGAAAACAATCGGATGATACCTGTTAGTGATGGGGGTTGTCACCCTACCAAGCGACCCAAGGGGTAGTAGCCCAGATCCAACCTTGGAAGGTTGAGAATGTGACTACTGGTactaattatttctctttttacataGCGTGTTGGTGTTGGATGAGATGGATCAGCTGGACAGCAAAGGGCAGGATGTGTTATACACGCTGTTTGAGTGGCCGTGGCTAAGCAACTCTCGATTGGTGCTCATTGGTTAGTGCTCAGTTGCTAATGTGAAGCTGTGTTAGTTGTTTAAAATctgtgtgggtgggctggtgagatggctcagcgggtaggagcacccgactcttcttccgaaggtcctgagttcaaatcccagcaaccacatggtggctcatgatcatccgtaacgagatctgactccctcttctggagtgtctgaggacagctgcagtgtaacttacatgtaataaataaatatatatatctttttaaaaaagaaaggaaaagaaaaaaaaatctgtgtgggTGAAGTATGTtggtgcacacacgtgtgtagaGACCAGATGTTGACATCACtggtgttcatttttatttactgaggcagagTCTATTgctggacctggagctcactgtctCCCTTAGTCTAGCTGGCCAGCTTGTCCTGGggatctcagctctgccttctgaggtCTGAAGCCTGCTCCTCGTGCCTGCATAGCCAGTGCTTAGTCCACTGAGCTGTGAGAGTTCCCCGTGCACATTAGTGACCTctgttgtttgttcattcatgtgcatgggtgttttgcttgcatgcagcTCTGCACTGCTTGCATCCCTGGTACCCATGGAAGAACATAGGCCAGCTTTCTGTCTTAGCAAAATAAGAAATCATTATGGTGGTAAGTTAACATAGCATGACACTGATATTTTGTTAGGTTGGAATAAAAATGACAGGCCAGACGCCACAGTGTATTCCTGTGGTCACAGCTGTTTGGGAGGATAAAACAGGAAGATCATGGTTTGGGGTGTCATGGCAAGCGAAATCCTTTTGGTATTGGTGTTATTAGTAGTATTACTGCTACTACTACAAAATAGGGGTTGccattggagagatggctcactggcaAGGTGCTTGCTGCGTAAgcatgagagatcctgtctcaaaaactaaggtgcaGAACCCCAAAGGAGAACACCTGACACCAACTTGGGTCCCGTCTATACTCACACAGAAGTGCATATACACATGAGTGTGTACATACAACTCGCATAATCATGCAAAGTAACATAGGCAGTGAGGGGTGTGAGTTGCTGATAGAGCACGTGCTTAGTGTGCACAAAGCCATGGCTTCAGTTCTCATCATGTATGTACTGGAAAGAAAAGGGCGGAATGCTGAATTTTGAAACAATACATTTGTTTTTTGgtctgtcttgtttttcttttggtttttcgagacagggtttctctgtatagaccaggctggcctcaaactcagaaatccgcctgcctctgccttccgaatgctgggattaaaggcgtgcgccaccatgcccagctctgtcttgattttcaagtcagggtttctctgcattgccctggctgtcctagagctaactctgtagaccaggctggccttgaactcagatccacctgcctccagagagctgtgATGAAATGGTGTCtgggggatggaggtgggagactcaaccaccacacctggctcaatagatttatttttgaggcagagtctcactgcaGCCCTAGCTGGCTAGCCTGAAATTCAACAGAAATCTGCCTTGCGCACTCTCTTTTCTTAGCCCCTTCTTCCTGGAGACAAGGTCCCTTGTCCAGGACAGCCTCACACCCCTGACCTTCCTGTgtcagtctccccagtgctgggactatgaGCGTGTTTCACAATACCTGTCTAAGCACTCCATCTTACCTAGTAGGTCCATCCCAGCTTTCAGCGTGGGGTATGGGGCAAATGGAAGCAACAGGTGAAATGCTGGGTTAAACCTGGGAATCTTAGGGGGCTTAATTTCCTTTTAGGATGGTTTTGCTGCTAGTGGTAATTGTTATTTCTCTTCTCAGGTATTGCTAATACCCTAGATCTCACGGACAGAATTCTGCCGAGACTTGAAGCTAGANAAAACTGTAAACCGCAGTTATTGAACTTCCCACCATATACCAGGAATCAGATAGCCGCAATATTACAGGATAGACTTAATCAGGTGAGTGCCCGCTACTGTGCCAAAATCTGTGGCAGGGATAATCCCCGTGATGGAGAACTAACCTTAGGTTTAAAATATTccgtttgggctggagagatggctcagtggttaagagcactgactgctcttctgaaggtccagagttcaaatcccagttaGGATTTTGGGCCAGTGTTAACTAAGCCTGACTCAAATGTCTTCTGGGTCTTGTCTGAAGGTGTCAAAAGACCAGGTTCTGGACAGTGCCGCGATCCAGTTCTGTGCCCGCAAAGTGTCTGCTGTCTCGGGAGATATCCGTAAAGCGCTGGATGTTTGCAGGTGAGTTATGGCATTGTtgactgtttttatttaaaaaagaggaaacatTGTGGACGATCTGGTGTCGCTCAGATGAATGTGACTTAAGAGGCTCCACACTGCCTCTTTCCGTGCTCAGAAAAGAGGACTTGTTTCTCAGTGGGGAGTGCTGGGTTTCCACCGTGTTAATGTCTGAGACATTATCAGTCCATTACCTACAGAGGGAGAAACAAATGAGATGTTGCTGGCACTCCCCGTGGTGATTATAGATTGGTTAATTACATTTGTATTAAAAAAGACTCCAGTTTGCTTTTCCATTCGCTGGCCTCAAGCAGGTTTATTTATGGACCTGAACCATCTTTGCCTTtagactttctttttcctttgcttttgtgggcaccccttcctccttccagttGGTGGTCCCCCAAGTCCTAGCCTagacctctttctctcttctgtccccCAGCCCCTCCTGCTGGGGAAAGCCTCTGTGCTGACTGATGAAAGTTCTTCCTCCCAGTAGGGGCACTGGGTCCATTAAAATGATCCTTGCTGTGGTGGCCCGCTGGTCCAACTTCCCCctattgccttacagaagatccAGGTCTGCCCATGGCCTCCTGTGGGCAAAGCACTTTCGAAAGAACAGTGGGAGAGGACGCTCTCCCTGTTGCTAGATGGCGTGATCTAGACAGAAAGTTCGCCCTAGTCAGCAAACTCCTTGAGTAAAGAGGACAGCTATGAGTGATGGCCATGCAGGCCAGCAAGATGAGCCAGCATGTGTCCTATATCTGAGAACTCCCCTTTGGGGTCTGCTGTGTGGGAGTGCAGTCCAGCCTTCACCCTGCCTATCCCGTCTACCCGGGGCATTTTTCCTCATCTAGAATGTTACTGACTCGGTGTATGACAGCCTACTTGACATATGTAAAAGCAAGAAGAGTAGTATTGTTTCCGAAATTcccagcatttttattttaaaggcaggTCAGTCTCCCTTAGGCTACAGCGTAACCCAGTTGATTTTTCAGGCAAGGTCTCCTGGGTaactgactggtctggaacttactatgtaaactGGCctcttaagactttttttttttttttaagatttatttattatatgtaagtacactgtagctgtccttatactccagaagagggcatttggtCTCAtggtggttataagccaccatgtggttgctgggaattgaactcaggacctttggaagagcagtcagtgctcttaaccactgagccatctctctaacccacctctaagatttatttactgtttttttttgtttcgttttgttttagttgtgtgtatgtatactgtgactgtgtctgttttgtttgtacGGTACCTgtgatggccagaagagggcatcaaatcccttgtatctggagttacaggtggttgagagAGCTTCcttttgtgggtgctgggcaccaaACTTGTAAGGGACCTGCTTTGGGGTATGGTGACTTGGTTTGGGCCATactaaattaattttagaaaaaaaaaatttttttttgttttctaggcGAGCTATTGAAATTGTGGAGTCGGATGTCAGGAGCCAGACAGTCCTCAAACCACTCTCTGAATGTGAGTAGCTTACCCGCTTCCTGTCGGCCTTTCTAAAGGAGACCTTGAGTTGACTTGCTGAGGAGAGGGAAAGATAGGCAGACACAGTTAAATCTCCCCTCACACGGCAGGTACAAGAGGGAGCAGGGTATGCTAGATGTAGGTCATTTCAGTCTTGCCTGCCAGTGTCAGTCTGTGTGGTACTGGAGGTGGTGGGGCTCGAGGATTGAGGTTTCTTCCAAGGCTCTGGGAACGAAAAGGAGGTTGCAAGAGCCGCCTTCTCTCTGGGCGTGTCGGGTGCACTTTAGGTCGTTCTGCAGGAGAAGGTAATGCCTGGTCCatagaggggagaaaggaaaaaagatgctGTGAGCAAGCGTCAGATCAAGAGTTCATCTCGGGGCAGTCTGCGAGGCAGAGCACAAAGACCCTGTGCCTGTGACCGACAAGGCTGCTCTCCCTTTGCTTCGCTGGCAGATGTCACCCGGCTGTGACCTGTATACTTACCAGTGTTCCGTGTCCAGTGTTAATCTTTAGAAACGAGGGGGATCTGACTCGTTCCTTCTAGTTGGGGGTGCAAGATAGAAACTTCCTCTTTTCCATCCAAATTTACTAGAAGAAACGGTTTAAAAGGTTTCAAAAAGTAACCGGCATTAGTGCTTGGACAGTGAGTGAGCAGTGTAGCCTGACCTGAGATTGCTCTCCTCGGTCTCCTTAGGTTATCCCGTCCTTACAGGCTCCTGTCCCTTAGCAACAACACACAGGCTTGTCAGCGGCCCTGGGATCACCACTGACGCGTGCTGCTGAAAGAGCTCCCAGGTCCCCGGTGTAGATTACGGGAGTAACCTAATTCCCTCTATTGACTTCTGATATGTGAATAGGGATGGTTTCAGTGGCCTAGCTGTATAGTAAGCTATACAGACGGTGACTTCAACTAAATACAAGGAATGTTCTAACACATAGAAATAACTAGGTTCCCCAGCACTGAAGATAGGCAACAAAAAGTTGGCTAGACATCCAGGATGGAATCTCATGCCTGAGATTCCAGCCCTCAGCATGGTCActgcaagttcagggccagctcaggtgagtgctgggattgttttAGAGGGGGCTTTGCCATTGTGTAGGGAATAAGATCGACTTCCAAGTTCCCTTCATTGTGGAACTTGTGCTACTCCGTCTGTGAGCTCTGGTTTCTCTATTGGCCTTCTGCAGCTTCCTGCTTGTGGTAAAGCAATCGAAGTAGATTGTTGTGGGGCAAGTGCAGACAGCCTCAGGAAGTAACTGCAGGCATAGGTTGTTAGAGAGCAAACCCTACCTCTCACTGCTCTGCTTCTCCAAACAGTGGGGCCGTAGGCCTCTGTGTGTTCActgttctcagcctctggctcTGGGGAGGGTAGGTACTACATGCTAGGCTAGCCCgtggcattttcttttgttttgttttgttttgtttttttttcgagacagggtttctctgtgtagccttggctgtcctggaactcactttgtagaccaggctggcctcggactcagaaattcgcctgcctctgcctcccgagtgctgggattaaaagcgtgcgccaccacggcccatGGCATTTTCTTAAGTGTCTTGCAGAATAGTTTGGACACATTACTGAACCTCAGGGGTCATTTGGGAAAGCCATctgggggcggggcctggggCGGGGCCTGGGGCGGGACTGAGTTTTCCTGGCCATGCTTATCCACCCATCTGATTCATATCTAATTCAAATATTAGATAATTTTTCCaactgttccttttcctttcGTAACTATCAGGCAGTCGTCTTTGCTTCAGAGTCTAAGGCTGAGGGACCTTGCACAAGGCAAGTGCTATGGCACCAGCTTCACTCTCCGGCCAACCTCTGAGGCCGTTAGCCAGGCTTGCTGGCATCTGTCTGGGTCCTTGCTTATTCGGGAGGGTCGATTCGTTATCTTCTCAACACAAAACTACATCCTAAAGGATAGGGTGACTGGGTCGTTATTTCCCAGAGAAAAGGCAAGCCTGCCTTCTGGAGCTGCCCTTTCCCTCATCTTCCGCCCCAGAAACAGAACCTCTCCTCTGCCGTTACGTGGGCCTGTGGGTTTCTTTTAGCTAAAACCTGCATTATATGTCTCCACAGGCGATATCTTTGAAATCTAGTAaagtgccaggtggtggtggtgcgtgcctttaatgctagcactcgggaggcagaggcaggcagccgAGGACAGATTTTGAGGACAGCTAcacaaaaggaaggagggaaggaaaggagaggaaaggaattgAACCAAGCTTGCTTACTTTGCAGGTAAATCACCCAGCAAGCCGCTGGTTCCCAAGCGCGTTGGTCTTGCTCACATATCCCAAGTCATTTCGGAAGTTGATGGGAACCGGGTGGCTTTGAGCCAAGAGAACACACAGGATTCCCTTCCTCTCCAGCAGAAGATCCTGGTTTGCTCTTTGCTGCTCTTGACCCGGCGGCTGAAAATCAAAGAGGTCACCCTGGGGAAGGTATGCTTCAGGTCTcagcggtggtggtgcatgcctttaataacaaaactctgggaagcagaggcaggtggatctctgtgaactctGGGCCAGTCTAAtccgtgagttccaggatagccagggctatatagaaagatcctgtctcaccACCCTTACTGAGTTAGCCATTAACCAGATAGAGCGGTACTATACTTGTAATCCTGGTAgcaaggaggcagagccagggtgGTTGCCATCCAGGGCTGTGTAGAACCCGTCTTTGTCTTTGCATCTGTGgtcttcccccaacccctctcccaaCTTAATTTAAAGCCCTGTTCCTAAGTTCTACCTTAGAGTAAGGTAACTGGGCAGTCAGTAGCAGTTGCTGCTCATGCAGAAGACCCAGCttccatccccaacacccacatggtggctcacagccacccctaatgagatctgacgccctcttctggtgtgtctgaagacagctacagtgcactcacatacagtGTTGGGGGTACGGAAGGTCTGTTGCCTATTCAAGGGTTCAGTAAAAAGGGGGAGGTGGGATATTCAGATAACTTAAGACACAGTTTCTGGGCttatatttttttggttttcaatcTGTAAGGTTATGAGATGTGACTTGTAAGTGACACTTGttctccctcatttcctcccaGTTATATGAAGCCTACAGTAGCGTCTGTCGCAAACAGCAGGTGGCGGCTGTAGACCAGTCTGAGTGTTTGTCCCTTTCAGGGCTCCTGGAGTCCAGGGGCATTGTgggattaaagaaaaataaggagagCCGCCTCACCAAGGTACAAGTAATGGCTTTTTTTGCATGTCCCTGCTTTTAATTGTCCTGTCTTGGCAAGCGTGTCCTTTGCCAAAGTAAAGATTAGAAGTGACTAGTGAACAGTTTGTTTTTCTGCCAGCTAGGGCTTAGGATGTGAGGATGGAGTGATGTGATTCGGGCCATTGAGGATGGCAGCAGTTAACCTGTCCGTCTGAGGAGAATGGAATCTGATAGGCAGtgtaacagtgtgtgtgtgcgcgcgtgagCGCAGATGTTCGTCATCACAGAAAGACCTCTTCTCTTTCCAGGTGTCTCTGAAGattgaagaaaaggaaatagagcATGTCCTGAAAGGCAAAGCTTTCATTGGGAACATCCTCGCTGCTGGTCTGCCCTGAATGGTTCTCTTACTCACGGCGCCTGCAGGTGTCCCTCCCGCTGGTATTTGGCAGTCCCGAACGTCTTCATTTTAGTAAGGTCGTTTGGAAACAGTTACGGCCCTTTTTACTCCGCACCAGTAAATTTTAGTGTATGGATTCATGAGTGTTAGCGCTGGCTAATATCGTTGGCTCTTATTGTTTTTACTCAAAAATGACCgagtagctgggtgtggtggcttatgcttgtgatcccagcacttgggaaatagagtcaggagttcaaggccatccttggctacatagtgagtttgagctggcctggactacatgagactctgtaaAAATAAAACCGATGACCCCTTTTAAAGCAATATTCAGTACTTTTCCCCTTTCACGTACCTACGAGTATATACAGACTTATGTTGAAGAATTTGTATATCTATTACCTCTGTCTACAAAGGATATATTTTGTAAAGAACTTTGGGGTTTAGAAGAATGATCCAGGAAAATATACAAGCCTACATGCAAGGGCGTTGTGTCCAGAGGATGCTCCCTTCGTGTGACATGTGCTGCTGCACTGGACTTTTTAAGGACTGATGAAGAGTCTCCGGCGCTCCCTCCCAGTATGGGGGTGACGAGGAGAGTAACTACAGattgtgaatatatttattttcaagtttcgTTTGTCTGGGCTGCATTTGTTGTCTCTCTGGGTTTGGGGGCACATAGGTGTTCATATCAGGGTCAAGCAGCAGGAGTCACTGTTTACTACGATGTGGACCGccgggactgaactcaggccatcaaaCTTGGCGGCAAGCGTCTACCCTTCAAGCCACTTTTTGGGCCTGTGTTTGTTGCCTTTTTAAGCAGCCACACTCCATGGTAGCTTAGGTTTTCAGAGGTTAATACAAAAATACCTTCTCATCAGgccttggtggtacacacctttaaatcccagccTGCAggtgacaaaggcaggcaggtctctgtgtttCAGacatgttctaggacagcctgctctacaaagacttcagaaacaacaacaaaattaaaagtaacaaacaaatggaaatacCTTCTCACACTTTCCTACAGTGTTAGCTTCCCTCAGATAGAGCCATTGTTTCAATAGGATGCAGTTCCGGATGAATTTTCATCTGAACCCCTCTCTCTAGGCTCCCTAGGTAAGTTCATCTATATGGTTACTAAGATGTCTGTGTTTGATTTCCTGTGGCTGGCGTTAAGTGGCAGTTTGTGACAGGGACACCAGAGGGCACCATTACAACACTGCTTTGAAAGTGTGGCCCAGGCAAGGGTGGTTTTgagggaaggggcaggaaggTTCCTGAGTCCGACTTGTTTGGGGGGTTGCTGTTCCTTTCGTACTGGCTAAGTGCTTGGGAGCAAACCGTGCATGGTATGAACGGTCTGAGCCTTTGCCTTTCTCCAGGCGAGGCTGCTGCCCCATTGTCTGATCCAGCCCCAAGTTTGGGAATTTGATATGGGTGCAGGAGATCTGTTGGCCACTGTTTGATTCAGTCTGCACACTGTATCCTTGTAAAGTGATCTGAACCACAGcaggtgggatgggatgggacagGAGAGCAGTTGAGCCCTCTGAAATGCACACTGCCCGCTGCAGAAGACTGAGGAAGTTTGGATGTCAAGCGCTCACTCGTAGAAAGCCCATTCCCTCTGGGGCAGTCTCCCAAGGAGTTTGGAGAGTGTCTGGAACTGTAAGGGTTAATGAGCATAATTGTAAAGATTGTCCGAAGActgatgggaagcagagaccGAATGGGATTGAGAACAGATGTGAGGCTtgatttaaattacattttattggaTGCTGCAGCCTTAAGAGACGTGACTGCTTTACAGTTTGTTTCCACACTGTGGGCAGCTGCTGTCTGTTCTGTGTCCATAGTAGGATCCTGCCCAAAAAGGAGCAGCCTCCCCGCCTCCAATGTAGTTGAGGCTTGGCGCCTTCCTCTTAACTGCAGGGCTTGAGTCAGGGACATGGTTTGACTCTCAGTGGGACTGGGCTGTATCCTCCCTGGCTTCTGGCCAAGATCCCATTTGCAGATTCAAAGGGGCCAAGTTCCTTCCCCTctacctctcctcccccctccccatttgGAAATAGGGCTTTCTGTGGACTGTTTTGTTAAGTTtccttcagcacacacacacacacacacagtcgaTTTCTAGGTCATTGCTGCTCTTAAGACTTCAGCAATTGGAACAGGGTTGGTTCTGTCAATGATGCGTGAAGCAGACTTAGAGTCCCTGCTTGGCTTCCGCTGCCCTTGTGGGAGCAGAGGCTGATGTATGTTTGTCAGTAAAGTCTTAAGTGTAATTCAGACGCCTAGGcggaaaggaagagagagtccTTCCCTCGCTGGTTTTTCTCACCGAAGCTGGAAGCTATGGGAAGGTGGTGGGAGTTTAAGTGGAAAGGGATGGGCCTGTGGTTACTAGTTTTTGCCAGGATCTTAGGCCACATGGCATAGTGGCAAAGATGCTGAcctacattttctccttttgaagACACTGGGGTGTGTATATCCTggtttgtcattattattattgttgttattgttgttgttattttaagaatcaaattAAGCTTCCATAGTGTTGGGTATCGCTATGGAAAGAACATAGGCTTAATAAAGCTGGTATGAATTCCAACCCCAAGATGCCTCTGACATTTCTGGCTGAATGAAGACTTGCCTGTGGCTAGCTAATTCCAAGAGTGTGTGAGGTCCAGCCTAACTACCCAGAAATCAGAAAACTTGGCAGagcccttttccttcccttccctcccattgctccttgccccacccccacctcagcacAGGAACATTGCCACTGAACCACATTC
This sequence is a window from Mus pahari chromosome 14, PAHARI_EIJ_v1.1, whole genome shotgun sequence. Protein-coding genes within it:
- the Cdc6 gene encoding cell division control protein 6 homolog, with protein sequence MPQTRSQTQATIGFPKKKLSKTLSKTNSCDGEVKLRNVQPAPITPCADXKILPLSPRKRLGDDNLCNTPRLSPCSPPKLGKKENGPPRSHTRKGCRLVFDDVPTVKASPXKEQDRVHQHQILSSSAQRGPESETDPEQECPPEKESVCIRLCKQEGTCYQQAKLVLNTAVPDRLPAREQEMGVIRDFLKEHICGKKAGSLYLSGAPGTGKTACLSRILQDFKKEVKGFKSILLNCMSLRSAQAVFPAIAQEIGREELCRPAGKDLXRKLEKHLTAEKGPMIVLVLDEMDQLDSKGQDVLYTLFEWPWLSNSRLVLIGIANTLDLTDRILPRLEARXNCKPQLLNFPPYTRNQIAAILQDRLNQVSKDQVLDSAAIQFCARKVSAVSGDIRKALDVCRRAIEIVESDVRSQTVLKPLSECKSPSKPLVPKRVGLAHISQVISEVDGNRVALSQENTQDSLPLQQKILVCSLLLLTRRLKIKEVTLGKLYEAYSSVCRKQQVAAVDQSECLSLSGLLESRGIVGLKKNKESRLTKVSLKIEEKEIEHVLKGKAFIGNILAAGLP